The following coding sequences lie in one Selenomonadales bacterium genomic window:
- a CDS encoding glycerol-3-phosphate responsive antiterminator — translation MNSNIESFIKQLKTEQSNSIIPSVRNADQFRQALKSNSPIVLVLFGDILSLPEMVKEAAAVGKGLFVHLDFIAGVGKDEVGIRFLSQMGIAGLITTKAYLCHVIRDSGMIAIQRLFLMDSESLRTGINLAVKYKPDIIEVLPGVVPAFTIERIKKETKLAVFGGGLIQTADDVQMAFGNGITAVSTSNKDLWG, via the coding sequence ATGAACAGCAATATTGAATCGTTTATCAAACAGTTAAAAACAGAGCAGAGCAATTCTATTATTCCGTCGGTGCGCAATGCGGATCAGTTCCGTCAAGCGCTCAAGAGCAATTCGCCGATCGTGTTGGTTCTGTTCGGTGATATCTTATCGCTTCCCGAGATGGTGAAGGAGGCAGCTGCGGTAGGCAAGGGTTTGTTCGTGCATCTTGATTTTATTGCAGGTGTCGGTAAGGACGAAGTGGGTATCCGCTTCTTGTCGCAGATGGGCATCGCAGGTCTTATTACAACGAAAGCATATTTGTGCCATGTCATTCGTGACAGCGGCATGATCGCTATACAACGACTCTTCTTGATGGATTCGGAATCGCTTCGTACGGGTATCAATCTGGCAGTGAAATACAAACCGGATATTATCGAGGTATTGCCGGGTGTTGTACCTGCATTTACGATCGAGCGTATCAAAAAAGAAACGAAGCTGGCAGTATTCGGCGGTGGTCTTATCCAGACGGCTGATGATGTGCAGATGGCGTTTGGTAACGGTATTACGGCGGTCAGCACGAGCAATAAGGATTTGTGGGGCTGA
- a CDS encoding exonuclease SbcCD subunit D produces the protein MRLIHTSDWHLGRYFHGVHLTNDQSFILEQFCDYVKDTKPDALVIAGDIYDRAVPPTDAVALLDDTLSKILLDYRVPTIMIAGNHDSADRLHFGSRLLTKAGLYVYGVPSPDARPLVLSDEYGDVAFLPLVYAEPSLVRAVYGTDEVFGHEMAMRCMMDAMMPHVPKSARTVAVAHAFIAGGEECESERPLSVGGTGSISPKLFEPFCYTALGHLHGPQKAGSDTVRYSGSLMKYSFSEAGQKKGVQLVELAADGSVRTEMVSFTPKRDMRIVEGTFEELMRGEGSDDYIAVKLLDQDPILDAKGRLEKKFPHLLQLERAYFAPREMMDTTTVKRPKMTEAERFAVFFEAMTGDKMTNEQKRCLNETIDEVNETQREVKA, from the coding sequence GTGCGATTGATACATACATCGGATTGGCATTTGGGACGGTATTTTCATGGTGTCCATTTGACGAACGATCAGTCGTTTATCTTAGAGCAGTTTTGCGATTATGTAAAAGATACGAAGCCCGATGCGCTCGTGATAGCGGGTGATATCTATGATCGTGCCGTACCGCCGACCGATGCGGTCGCGCTGCTCGACGATACGCTGTCGAAGATCCTGCTCGACTATCGTGTGCCGACCATTATGATAGCAGGTAACCATGACAGTGCCGACAGACTGCATTTCGGCAGTCGTCTTCTGACGAAAGCAGGGCTCTATGTCTACGGTGTGCCGTCGCCTGATGCGCGTCCGCTCGTGCTTTCCGACGAGTACGGCGATGTGGCGTTTTTGCCGCTCGTCTATGCGGAGCCGTCGCTCGTTCGTGCGGTATACGGCACAGATGAGGTGTTCGGTCATGAGATGGCGATGCGGTGCATGATGGATGCGATGATGCCGCACGTGCCGAAAAGTGCGCGTACGGTAGCGGTCGCACATGCGTTCATCGCGGGCGGTGAGGAGTGCGAGTCGGAGCGACCGCTGTCCGTCGGCGGGACGGGCAGTATCTCGCCGAAGCTGTTCGAGCCGTTTTGCTATACGGCACTCGGCCATCTGCACGGTCCGCAGAAGGCAGGCAGTGATACGGTCAGATACAGCGGTTCGCTGATGAAATATTCGTTCTCTGAGGCAGGTCAGAAAAAAGGCGTTCAGCTCGTCGAGCTGGCGGCCGACGGTTCGGTGCGGACGGAGATGGTATCGTTTACGCCGAAGCGTGATATGCGTATCGTAGAAGGGACGTTCGAGGAGCTGATGAGAGGCGAGGGGTCGGACGATTATATCGCTGTCAAGCTTCTCGACCAAGACCCGATCCTCGATGCCAAAGGCAGACTCGAGAAGAAGTTCCCGCATCTTCTGCAGTTGGAGAGGGCATATTTCGCACCGCGCGAGATGATGGATACGACGACTGTCAAGCGACCGAAGATGACAGAAGCAGAAAGGTTCGCCGTCTTTTTTGAAGCGATGACGGGTGATAAGATGACGAACGAACAGAAACGATGTTTAAACGAAACGATAGATGAAGTCAATGAAACGCAGCGGGAGGTGAAAGCATGA
- a CDS encoding SMC family ATPase → MKPLRLTMQAFGAYRERTDLDFGELGGRSFFLIHGPTGSGKTTILDAICFALYGETSGEMRAAKTVRSDFADEKIRTYVDFTFAVKEDVYRVERSPEQEIAKVRGTGTKFEKPQATLWRIEEDGEKVVASGARNVTEEVIAKLGFECSQFRQVVLLPQGEFRKLLMAGSVERQAIMQTLFRTELYEMIEQKLKEKARSVRDAFHEIEQERRLILEASGAESEEALLAMIDELKREEAALTALVAERLTAKEQAEALLTEGNRISKLFADLSEATEAEKQAREAEITSRPLREELMAAMRAQKLATAESYLKREENGLRTKETAVTEQETVLVRAQAEQAEAERLYQAEKAREGDRQQARDVRTDLDKKTEVVRQLADAQKDYLAMQSAMTTAEKEMMTQEQKCKTYTEALDNFRKLREEKLALAQESAKLIQAKERLTALLKTRQDVDKLLGEIETEEKKRVQKEKDVRLADEEAKRAETIAAELELTRQKAQAGVLAQSLTDGAPCPVCGSTHHPRLAPSGEAPSEEACKEAKAKAENLRAHHAKENVSLAALTAHQEARAKKKEELLALLGDIADDAKTLTDKTKTAIKKAEEAQRASEEAQNLKARIEKGEAVLKETQEAFEKARTAYQKASEKYRSAEAIVEERKSQVPAELMKDGALDQAKREADKKIKQLDDAWKNAEARQRTATDALVKAKADAEQGKMAFLEQQKKCQDLLIAFLSDATVLGFDSREAVLASSRTERWLADTEASLKRIDEEVAKSRDRLTRAKTATEGLTMPALDALTEAKTIAEKVHLDAVKEWQTKKNAIEQQEKNRKKIADCASRIDDLQEGYRVIGKLAQVSGGDNEKKLTFQRFVLSELLTEVAEVASARLLKMSRRRYTLQRTDERARKNAAGGLELEVFDNYTGMARPVGTLSGGESFLASLALALGLADVVQSYSGGIRLDTMLIDEGFGTLDPEMLDFAIKTLLDLQQGGRLVGIISHVPELKERIDARLEVLQTNKGSTAVFRIG, encoded by the coding sequence ATGAAACCACTTCGATTGACGATGCAGGCATTCGGCGCATATCGCGAGCGGACAGACCTTGATTTCGGTGAGCTCGGAGGGCGTTCGTTCTTCCTTATCCACGGGCCGACAGGCTCGGGCAAGACGACGATCCTCGATGCGATATGCTTCGCGCTGTACGGCGAAACGAGCGGAGAGATGCGTGCGGCCAAAACGGTACGAAGCGATTTTGCCGATGAAAAGATACGCACGTATGTCGATTTTACCTTCGCGGTGAAAGAAGATGTATACCGCGTAGAACGCTCTCCCGAACAGGAGATCGCGAAAGTGCGCGGAACGGGTACGAAGTTCGAGAAACCGCAGGCGACGCTGTGGCGCATCGAAGAAGACGGCGAGAAGGTCGTCGCAAGCGGTGCGAGAAACGTGACCGAAGAAGTCATCGCAAAACTCGGCTTCGAGTGCAGTCAGTTTCGGCAAGTCGTGCTCCTGCCGCAGGGCGAGTTTCGTAAGCTCCTCATGGCAGGCTCTGTAGAACGACAGGCCATCATGCAGACGCTGTTCCGCACGGAACTGTATGAGATGATAGAACAAAAATTGAAAGAGAAGGCTCGCAGTGTACGCGACGCGTTCCATGAGATAGAACAGGAACGCAGGCTCATCTTGGAAGCGAGCGGTGCCGAGAGCGAAGAGGCGCTTCTGGCGATGATAGATGAACTGAAACGCGAAGAGGCGGCCCTTACCGCACTTGTTGCCGAGCGACTGACTGCGAAAGAACAGGCAGAAGCACTTCTGACGGAAGGCAATCGGATCAGTAAGCTGTTCGCCGATCTAAGCGAGGCGACCGAAGCGGAAAAACAGGCGAGAGAAGCCGAAATAACATCGCGCCCGCTCCGCGAAGAGTTGATGGCGGCGATGCGTGCGCAGAAGCTGGCGACTGCCGAATCGTATCTGAAACGGGAAGAGAATGGTCTTCGCACGAAGGAAACAGCAGTCACCGAGCAGGAAACTGTGCTTGTTCGTGCGCAGGCAGAGCAAGCAGAGGCAGAGCGTCTTTATCAAGCAGAAAAGGCGCGTGAAGGCGACAGACAACAGGCGCGTGATGTGCGCACCGACCTTGATAAAAAAACGGAGGTCGTCCGCCAGCTGGCAGACGCGCAGAAGGATTATCTCGCCATGCAGAGCGCGATGACGACTGCCGAAAAAGAGATGATGACCCAAGAGCAGAAGTGCAAAACATATACGGAAGCACTCGACAACTTCCGCAAACTGCGCGAAGAAAAACTGGCTCTCGCACAAGAGTCGGCGAAGCTGATACAGGCGAAAGAACGGCTCACCGCACTGCTCAAAACGCGCCAAGATGTCGATAAGCTCCTCGGAGAGATCGAAACGGAAGAGAAAAAACGTGTGCAAAAAGAAAAAGACGTTCGCCTTGCCGATGAAGAAGCGAAGCGGGCGGAAACGATAGCCGCCGAACTCGAGCTTACACGGCAGAAAGCGCAGGCAGGTGTCCTTGCGCAGTCGCTTACAGACGGTGCGCCTTGCCCTGTCTGCGGTTCGACGCATCATCCGCGCCTTGCACCGAGCGGAGAGGCACCGAGCGAAGAGGCATGCAAGGAAGCGAAAGCGAAGGCAGAGAATTTGCGTGCGCATCATGCGAAAGAGAATGTATCGCTTGCTGCGCTTACGGCACACCAAGAAGCCCGCGCGAAGAAAAAAGAAGAACTGCTCGCGCTTCTCGGCGACATTGCCGACGATGCGAAAACGCTGACAGACAAAACGAAAACGGCGATAAAAAAAGCCGAAGAAGCACAGCGTGCAAGCGAAGAAGCGCAGAATCTCAAGGCGCGCATCGAAAAGGGCGAGGCAGTATTGAAAGAAACGCAGGAAGCGTTCGAGAAGGCGAGAACGGCGTATCAAAAAGCCAGCGAAAAATATCGGAGCGCAGAGGCTATCGTCGAAGAACGCAAAAGCCAAGTCCCTGCCGAATTGATGAAGGACGGCGCACTCGATCAGGCGAAACGCGAAGCCGACAAGAAGATAAAACAACTCGATGATGCGTGGAAGAACGCAGAAGCGCGTCAGAGAACGGCGACCGATGCACTCGTGAAAGCCAAAGCCGATGCAGAACAGGGCAAAATGGCATTCCTCGAACAGCAGAAGAAATGCCAAGACCTGCTGATAGCGTTCCTTTCTGATGCAACTGTGCTTGGGTTCGACAGCCGTGAAGCTGTCTTGGCATCGTCGCGTACCGAACGATGGCTTGCTGATACGGAAGCGAGCTTAAAACGCATCGACGAGGAGGTCGCGAAATCGCGTGACCGTCTGACAAGAGCAAAAACGGCGACAGAAGGGCTGACGATGCCTGCGCTCGATGCGCTGACCGAAGCGAAGACCATCGCCGAGAAAGTGCACCTCGATGCAGTCAAAGAATGGCAGACGAAGAAGAATGCGATCGAACAGCAGGAGAAAAACCGGAAGAAGATCGCCGACTGCGCGAGTCGCATCGACGATCTGCAGGAAGGGTATCGCGTCATCGGCAAGCTCGCGCAGGTCTCGGGCGGTGACAATGAGAAAAAACTGACGTTCCAGCGATTCGTTTTGAGCGAGCTGTTGACGGAAGTCGCCGAAGTGGCAAGCGCACGGCTTCTTAAGATGAGCCGTCGCCGTTATACGCTTCAGCGGACGGACGAGCGCGCACGCAAGAATGCGGCGGGCGGGCTGGAACTTGAGGTATTCGATAACTATACGGGTATGGCACGACCTGTCGGCACCTTGAGCGGCGGCGAGAGCTTTTTGGCATCGCTGGCACTTGCGCTCGGTCTGGCGGACGTCGTCCAATCGTACTCGGGCGGTATCCGTCTGGATACGATGCTCATCGACGAAGGATTCGGCACGCTCGATCCCGAGATGCTCGATTTTGCCATCAAGACGCTCCTCGATCTCCAGCAGGGCGGTCGTCTTGTCGGCATCATCTCGCACGTGCCCGAACTGAAAGAACGAATAGACGCAAGGCTCGAGGTCTTGCAGACGAATAAAGGAAGTACGGCAGTCTTCCGTATCGGATAG
- a CDS encoding MgtC/SapB family protein translates to MISDVDTAIRLLLSILLGGLVGYERQASNKAAGLRTHVLVCMGSCMIMILSVNVYYTVEGQTNADPARLAAQVISGIGFLGAGTIMKEGPLVTGLTTAASIWVVSAIGLAVGFGYYSGAILATILAFATLSLLYQLEKRLKARSRLKVVITLVNDRSKIEEMCQTLRLLSADINDIIVDEVEGGEELNVTFLISMRGGRDRSMILRKTFYNLRGVRNVTVE, encoded by the coding sequence ATGATCTCAGATGTGGATACAGCCATAAGGCTGTTGTTATCGATCTTACTTGGCGGGCTTGTCGGCTATGAGCGGCAGGCATCTAATAAGGCGGCAGGGCTCAGGACGCACGTGCTTGTCTGTATGGGTTCGTGTATGATCATGATCTTGTCAGTCAATGTCTATTATACGGTAGAAGGGCAGACGAATGCCGACCCTGCTCGTTTGGCGGCACAGGTCATCAGCGGTATCGGTTTCCTCGGTGCGGGTACGATCATGAAGGAAGGCCCGCTCGTTACGGGGCTGACGACGGCGGCAAGCATCTGGGTCGTATCGGCGATCGGACTTGCAGTCGGGTTCGGTTACTATTCGGGTGCGATCTTAGCGACGATCCTGGCGTTTGCCACGCTGTCGCTTTTGTATCAGCTCGAAAAACGGCTCAAAGCGCGGTCGCGCCTCAAAGTCGTTATCACGCTTGTAAACGACCGCAGTAAGATAGAAGAAATGTGTCAGACGCTTCGGCTGCTCTCTGCCGATATCAATGATATCATCGTCGATGAAGTCGAGGGCGGTGAGGAGCTCAACGTGACGTTCCTCATTTCGATGCGAGGCGGTCGCGATCGGTCAATGATCCTTCGCAAGACATTTTATAATCTGCGCGGTGTGCGCAATGTTACGGTTGAATAA